A section of the Polynucleobacter sp. AP-Jannik-300A-C4 genome encodes:
- a CDS encoding class I SAM-dependent methyltransferase, whose translation MTQSIRWLQDEIAGRMLQKLDIVKLEAKDVLLIPDFPGAHAPFLTKRFPGIRFHCAPESELSSFELYKLRLTRFWNSKMKSTAVVSLNDYMKTGRINLPSNSVDLVVSVLLIQNLADPKQFLKECWRVLKEGGLLTLSYLGPDTAKELKSESLAQQLQIENLPSPWDMHDMGDALLGERFSDPVMDMEFLKLNYDSDALLLSDAKALNLLALNEKNQAQLPQLPSKLTLEVVYGHAWALGKHLAKPQDHVAYVDPNQIGRKTSSDSA comes from the coding sequence ATGACCCAATCAATCAGATGGCTTCAGGATGAAATTGCAGGCCGCATGCTGCAAAAATTAGACATCGTGAAGTTGGAGGCAAAAGATGTCTTGTTGATTCCAGATTTCCCTGGAGCGCACGCCCCTTTTCTGACAAAACGTTTTCCTGGAATTCGTTTTCATTGTGCGCCAGAAAGTGAGTTATCCAGTTTTGAGTTGTATAAATTGAGACTGACTCGTTTTTGGAATTCCAAGATGAAATCTACCGCCGTAGTTTCTCTAAATGACTATATGAAGACGGGGCGAATCAATCTACCTAGTAATTCTGTAGATTTGGTGGTGAGTGTTCTTTTGATTCAGAATCTGGCCGATCCCAAGCAATTCTTAAAGGAATGCTGGCGAGTACTTAAAGAGGGTGGCTTACTAACATTGAGTTATCTGGGGCCTGATACCGCTAAAGAACTCAAGTCTGAATCTTTAGCCCAGCAATTGCAGATTGAGAACTTGCCTAGCCCGTGGGATATGCACGATATGGGGGATGCTCTATTGGGCGAACGTTTTTCTGATCCCGTAATGGATATGGAGTTTTTAAAACTGAATTACGATTCAGATGCACTGTTGCTGTCAGATGCCAAAGCGTTAAATCTACTGGCCCTCAATGAAAAAAATCAAGCTCAATTGCCTCAATTGCCCAGCAAACTCACCTTAGAGGTGGTGTATGGACATGCTTGGGCTTTAGGTAAGCACCTTGCTAAACCACAAGATCATGTTGCATATGTTGATCCAAATCAAATCGGACGCAAGACTAGTAGTGATTCTGCTTAA